The genomic interval GCGCCCGTCCCAGTAGGCGCGGGCCACGTCGGCGCGGTCGCCGCCCGTGATCTCGAGGACGTCGCCGACGGGGTCGTGCCCCGCGCTCAGGACGCCGCCGAAGTCGAACACGACGACGGGGCGCGGGGCGGCGCGGCGGACGGACGAGCGGCGGCTCACGGGGTTCTCCGTTCCTTCGGGGCTCCGGTCACGCCGAACCCTCTCACGATCCGCACGTGGGCAGGGAGTCGGCGCTGCCGGTCGTGCCGATGGTCTCGACCGCGGCGAGCGCGTCGTCGAAGGTCGAGACCTTGACGACCGCGAGGCCGCTCGGCACATGCCCGGTGACCTCGTCGCAGTTGCCCGCGGGCGCGAGGAAGAACCGCGCGCCCTCCTCGCGCGCCCCGACCATCTTCTGGCGGATACCGCCGATCGCTCCGACCTGCCCGTCGGCGCTCATGGTCCCGGTGCCGGCGATCGCCGCGCCCCCGGTGAGGGAGCCCGGCGTGAGCTCGTCGTAGACGGCGAGGGCGAACATGGTGCCGGCGCTCGGCCCGCCGACCCCGTCGACGGTGACGGTCACGTCGACCGGGAACTCGTAGCCGGGGGCCAGCACGATGCCCATCCGGGTGGTGCCGTCGACCTGCTCGGTCGGGACCTGCACGGTGGTCTCGGCGCCCGCGCGCCGCACGACCATGGTGAGGTCCTGACCGGCGGGGGCGGCGCGCGTCAGCTTCTGGTAGTCGGCGGTCGTGGTGCGGCTCTGACCGTCGATCGACACCACAATGTCACCGGGCTCGAGCACGCCGTCGGCCGGTCCGCCCTGGAGCACGCCGGCGACCATGACGTCCTGGTGGTAGGCCATGCCGAGCGCGGTGAGCGCGACCGCGACCGCGTCCTGCTGGGACGTCGTCATGTCGGCGCTGTTGCGCAGCGAGGTCTCCTCCTCCGACTGGCCGTCGGGGAACACGAGCTCGCGCGGGAGCACCGACTCGGAGGAGTCGAACCAGGCCCCGATCACCTGCGCGGGCGTGACCGGATAGCCGGGGCCGCCGGCCACCGAGACGGTCGTCATCATGAGGGAGCCCGTGGTGGGGTACTGCTCGGCGCCGCTGATCGAGAGGACCCGCTCGCCGTCGTGCTCGCCCAGCACGTCGATCGCCGGGCCGGGCTGCTCGATCACGTACGGGACCGGGAGGAACATGCCGCCCAGGAGCAGCCCGCACATGGCCACGAGCGAGACCCAGGTGGCGACGGCACGGCCGGAGGGCCGGCGCCGGGCGGGGGCGGGCGCGGTCGGTGCCGCCTCGGGGGCCGGGGACGTCGCGTCGGGGCTGGAGGTCACCTACGTCATTGTGCCGCACCCTTCAGGTCGCGCCCACGCGTGCTCGGTAGGCTGGAAGCCATCGACACGTCCGTCGCGCACCGCCTCGCGACGACCCTCCCGCGCGTGCGGGAGGCCGCGCCACCATGGAGGCCCCCGTGAGCCAGAACCCCATGCCCCCTGACAACTCCGACGAGCAGAACCTGCGCCGTTTCCTCGAGGAGGTGTTCGGCGGCCAGCTCCCGCCCGAGGCTCTCGACGGGGTGGACCTGTCCGAGCTCGCCCGGCAGGCGAACCTGCCCACCGACCCGAACCAGCTGCGCGCGGCCGCCGCCCAGATGCAGCACCTGTTCGACGCGGGCGGCGAGGGCCCGGTCAACTGGAAGCTCGGCCACGACCTCGCCCGGCAGACGGCGAGCGGCGCGGTGCAGATCCCCGGCGCTCCCGCGGTCGCCGGCAGCCCCGGCGATCCCTCCCCCACGCCCCAGCAGATCCAGGACCTGCGGGAGGCCGGGAACATCGCCGCGCTGTGGCTCGACCCGCACGTGGCGGTCGACATGCCCGCCGCCGCGCTCGACGTGTGGAGCCGCGGCACCTGGGTGCACCGCACGCTGCCCCGCTGGCAGTCGATCACCGAGCCCGTGGCGACCTACATGTCCGGCGCGATCGGCGATGCGCTCGCGGCCCAGATGCAGCAGCTCCCGATGGAGCTGCCGGGCGGGGACCCCCGCACGATGATGGAGCGCATGGGCGGCACCATGTTCGGCGTGCAGTTCGGCCACGCGATCGGCTCGCTCGCGCGCGAGGAGTCCGGCACGACCGATCTGTCCCTGCCGCTCGGCCCCGACGGGGTCCCGGCGCTCGTGGCCGCGAACGTCGAGGACCTGATCCGCGACAACGAACTGGATCCCTCGGCCGCCCGCATCTTCCTGGCCGCGCGCGAGATCGCGCACACGGCCCTGTTCGCGGCGGTCCCATGGCTGCCCCGGCAGCTCTTCGGCGCGATCGAGGACTACGCCCGCGGGATCACCCTGGACCTCGACGCCCTCGACGAGATGGTGCGCGGCCTGGACATGTCCGATCCGCAGGCGATGGCCAAGGCCGCTCCCGACGGCATGTTCGTGTTCACGCGCCGCGAGTCCCAGGAGCGTGCTCTCGAGGAGCTCGCGACCACGCTCGCGCTCGTCGAGTCCTGGGTCGACCACGTGGTCTCGACCTCGCTCGAGGGCAAGCTGCCCGGCCTCGACGCGATGCGCGAGGTGGTCCGCCGCCGCCGCGCCTCGGGCGGCCCCGCCGAACAGATGCTCGCCTCCGTGGTGGGCATCGAGCTGCGGCCGCGCCGCGTGCGCGAGGCCCTCGCCTGGTGGGACAGCGTGCTCGCGACCGAGGGCGTCGAGGGGCGCGACCGGGTGTGGGAGCACCCGGACCTGCTGCCGACGGCCGAGGTGCTGAGCGGCCGCCCGCAGGCCCCGCGCACCGAGGGCGAGAGCGCCGAGGCCGCCGAGACGGCGGCCAAGACCGACTTCGACGCCGAGCTCGAGAAGCTGCTGCGCGGCGAGGGCGACGCCGACGCCCCCAAGGAGGACGAGGCCGGCCGTGTGAGCGGCGACGACCCGGGCGCCGACGGGCC from Brachybacterium huguangmaarense carries:
- a CDS encoding YlbL family protein, with translation MTSSPDATSPAPEAAPTAPAPARRRPSGRAVATWVSLVAMCGLLLGGMFLPVPYVIEQPGPAIDVLGEHDGERVLSISGAEQYPTTGSLMMTTVSVAGGPGYPVTPAQVIGAWFDSSESVLPRELVFPDGQSEEETSLRNSADMTTSQQDAVAVALTALGMAYHQDVMVAGVLQGGPADGVLEPGDIVVSIDGQSRTTTADYQKLTRAAPAGQDLTMVVRRAGAETTVQVPTEQVDGTTRMGIVLAPGYEFPVDVTVTVDGVGGPSAGTMFALAVYDELTPGSLTGGAAIAGTGTMSADGQVGAIGGIRQKMVGAREEGARFFLAPAGNCDEVTGHVPSGLAVVKVSTFDDALAAVETIGTTGSADSLPTCGS
- a CDS encoding zinc-dependent metalloprotease; the protein is MSQNPMPPDNSDEQNLRRFLEEVFGGQLPPEALDGVDLSELARQANLPTDPNQLRAAAAQMQHLFDAGGEGPVNWKLGHDLARQTASGAVQIPGAPAVAGSPGDPSPTPQQIQDLREAGNIAALWLDPHVAVDMPAAALDVWSRGTWVHRTLPRWQSITEPVATYMSGAIGDALAAQMQQLPMELPGGDPRTMMERMGGTMFGVQFGHAIGSLAREESGTTDLSLPLGPDGVPALVAANVEDLIRDNELDPSAARIFLAAREIAHTALFAAVPWLPRQLFGAIEDYARGITLDLDALDEMVRGLDMSDPQAMAKAAPDGMFVFTRRESQERALEELATTLALVESWVDHVVSTSLEGKLPGLDAMREVVRRRRASGGPAEQMLASVVGIELRPRRVREALAWWDSVLATEGVEGRDRVWEHPDLLPTAEVLSGRPQAPRTEGESAEAAETAAKTDFDAELEKLLRGEGDADAPKEDEAGRVSGDDPGADGPGSGPGVGDDGDTPSTPAS